Proteins encoded by one window of Cyclobacteriaceae bacterium:
- the mnmE gene encoding tRNA uridine-5-carboxymethylaminomethyl(34) synthesis GTPase MnmE: protein MVNTHHTDTIVALATAQGISALAVVRLSGTDAIKIVNKVFQGKDLEKQPTQTVHYGSIVDGEKVIDEVVVTLFKEPKSFTRENIAEISCHGSPVVVKELIKVFLKTGARLAEPGEFTRRAFLNGRIDLTQAEAIADIIHAETDNARQAAINQMRGGFSKEINHLREELIHFASLIELELDFGEEDVEFAKRDDLRNLIVKIQSYLRVLIDSFDAGNVIKNGVPTVIAGKPNAGKSTLLNTLLNEERAIVSEIAGTTRDTIEDEMVLGGINFRFIDTAGLRETDDVIEALGVQRTREHMKRAALIIYLFDLSDTTWEEIEQEEEHLKALGIPHLKVGNKLDKANPELLKKLQARDFVFISAAQKKNIQDLKDKILANFHIKHVKQGDVMVTNLRHYQNLTQTFDALQRVLDGLSSGITGDFLAMDIRQALHYLGEITGTITTEDLLDNIFSKFCIGK from the coding sequence GTGGTCAATACACATCATACCGATACCATTGTTGCCCTTGCCACCGCGCAAGGCATAAGTGCGCTGGCAGTAGTTCGACTTTCCGGTACGGATGCCATCAAAATCGTGAACAAAGTATTTCAAGGAAAAGACCTGGAAAAGCAACCCACCCAAACCGTCCATTATGGTTCCATAGTAGATGGCGAGAAGGTAATTGATGAGGTGGTCGTAACCTTGTTTAAAGAACCAAAATCATTTACGCGCGAAAACATTGCCGAAATTTCATGCCATGGATCACCAGTAGTAGTTAAGGAGTTAATCAAAGTCTTTTTAAAAACGGGAGCACGACTGGCCGAGCCAGGTGAGTTCACCAGACGTGCTTTTTTAAACGGACGAATTGACCTGACGCAAGCCGAAGCCATTGCCGACATCATCCATGCTGAAACCGATAATGCCAGGCAAGCTGCTATTAATCAAATGCGTGGAGGTTTTTCAAAAGAGATCAACCACTTGCGCGAAGAGTTGATCCACTTTGCCTCATTGATTGAACTGGAGCTTGATTTTGGTGAAGAAGATGTGGAATTCGCCAAGCGTGATGATTTACGAAACCTGATTGTAAAAATTCAATCGTATCTGAGGGTGTTGATTGATTCATTCGATGCCGGTAATGTAATTAAGAATGGTGTACCCACCGTAATAGCCGGAAAACCAAACGCAGGAAAGTCAACCTTGCTAAATACGCTTTTAAATGAGGAACGCGCCATCGTTTCGGAGATTGCCGGAACCACCCGCGACACCATTGAAGATGAAATGGTGCTGGGCGGAATCAATTTCCGGTTTATCGATACAGCCGGCTTGCGCGAAACCGATGATGTGATTGAAGCCCTTGGCGTTCAACGCACACGCGAGCACATGAAACGCGCTGCACTCATCATTTATCTGTTCGATCTTTCCGATACCACATGGGAAGAAATTGAACAGGAAGAAGAACACCTGAAGGCACTGGGTATCCCCCACCTCAAAGTGGGCAACAAACTGGACAAGGCCAATCCCGAGTTGTTAAAAAAACTTCAGGCTCGTGATTTTGTGTTTATATCGGCAGCCCAAAAGAAAAACATACAAGACCTCAAGGATAAAATCCTTGCTAACTTCCACATCAAACATGTAAAGCAAGGCGATGTGATGGTCACCAACCTGCGTCATTACCAAAACCTCACCCAAACGTTTGATGCTTTGCAGCGCGTGTTGGATGGTTTGAGTTCAGGCATCACAGGAGATTTTCTGGCCATGGATATCAGGCAAGCGTTGCATTACCTGGGGGAAATAACAGGTACCATAACTACTGAAGATTTACTCGACAATATTTTTAGTAAGTTTTGTATCGGGAAGTAA
- a CDS encoding EthD family reductase gives MNFRLIISFMLLTVSFAAIGQGKQTNKSKNTNAEVVEKGLIKISVMYPFTEGKTFDMEYYESKHMPMVAGFLGSNLVKYTIEKGVASGIPNQPLPYMAIGTFYVKSLEDYQAAIAPNRDAIRADIANYTNIAPVILVSEVVR, from the coding sequence ATGAATTTCAGACTTATCATATCCTTCATGCTTTTGACCGTAAGCTTTGCAGCAATTGGCCAGGGAAAACAAACGAACAAATCAAAAAACACCAATGCCGAAGTCGTTGAAAAAGGATTAATCAAAATATCGGTTATGTATCCTTTCACTGAAGGGAAAACGTTTGATATGGAGTATTATGAAAGCAAGCACATGCCTATGGTCGCGGGTTTTTTGGGCAGCAATTTGGTAAAGTACACCATTGAAAAAGGAGTAGCCAGCGGAATCCCTAACCAACCACTACCCTATATGGCAATCGGAACATTTTATGTAAAGAGTCTGGAGGATTATCAGGCTGCCATTGCTCCGAATAGAGATGCGATAAGAGCCGATATCGCAAACTACACCAATATAGCCCCGGTAATTTTGGTCAGTGAGGTGGTAAGGTGA
- a CDS encoding DUF3179 domain-containing (seleno)protein, translating to MRSLFYIGLIGLSLFEVLNVYFIMPMPGSQRIDSIDLAYFLYSYRWYFRIVFLLLALIGSFQALQTTKKWIPGLVVVLAIAVTYLFNFRMTADHMFLQPESITFHSRAENTLSDSTLIIAVTLNNEAKAYPIRYIVYHHQVRDTLGGKPIMVTYCSVCRTGRVFEPQVSGKPENFRLVGMDHFNAMFEDETTKSWWRQATGEAVTGPLKGQLLPEIESQQLTMGKFFFLYPFGKVMQAEVASIPKYDTLGKFEQGKSKSKLTGTDSLSWKDKSWVVGIQIENKTKAYDWNELKHQQLIHDSIGSIPILLVLSGDGQSFGAFRRRTHDEHFVIRNDSLISTTSQYDFSGRNADGSTLEAISAYQEFWHSWRTFHPETRVYKNQ from the coding sequence ATGCGCAGCTTATTCTACATCGGACTTATTGGGCTTTCCCTCTTTGAAGTCCTCAACGTCTATTTCATCATGCCCATGCCGGGCAGCCAACGAATAGATTCAATTGATCTGGCCTATTTTCTTTACTCCTATCGGTGGTATTTTCGCATTGTCTTTCTCCTTCTTGCATTGATCGGAAGTTTTCAAGCCTTGCAAACAACAAAAAAATGGATACCTGGCTTAGTGGTAGTATTGGCTATTGCCGTAACCTATCTTTTCAATTTCAGGATGACTGCCGACCACATGTTTCTCCAGCCTGAAAGTATTACATTTCATTCGCGTGCCGAAAATACTTTGAGTGACAGCACATTAATTATAGCCGTAACGCTTAACAATGAAGCGAAGGCGTATCCCATACGGTATATCGTTTACCATCATCAGGTGCGCGATACACTGGGAGGCAAACCCATTATGGTAACCTATTGCAGTGTGTGCCGAACAGGCAGGGTGTTTGAACCACAGGTATCCGGTAAACCCGAAAATTTCCGACTGGTAGGCATGGATCATTTCAATGCGATGTTTGAAGATGAAACCACTAAAAGTTGGTGGAGGCAGGCAACAGGTGAGGCTGTTACCGGTCCGCTGAAAGGACAATTGTTGCCCGAAATCGAATCGCAACAACTTACAATGGGCAAGTTTTTCTTTCTCTATCCGTTTGGAAAAGTGATGCAAGCAGAAGTTGCTTCCATTCCCAAATACGATACGCTCGGAAAATTTGAACAAGGAAAAAGCAAAAGCAAACTCACCGGAACGGATTCACTTTCGTGGAAAGACAAATCATGGGTGGTAGGCATTCAGATTGAAAACAAGACAAAAGCCTATGATTGGAATGAGTTGAAACACCAACAACTTATTCACGATAGCATCGGATCTATTCCCATTTTACTTGTGCTTTCTGGTGATGGTCAAAGTTTTGGTGCATTTCGAAGAAGGACGCATGATGAGCACTTCGTTATTCGTAATGATTCGCTGATCAGCACCACCAGTCAATATGATTTTTCAGGAAGAAATGCTGATGGATCAACCTTGGAAGCAATAAGCGCTTACCAGGAATTTTGGCATAGCTGGCGAACTTTTCATCCCGAAACACGGGTATACAAAAATCAATAG
- a CDS encoding neutral zinc metallopeptidase, translated as MKWRGRRQSDNVRDQRGQSARPMGGMGGLLTKGGLGTIVVILIISWLTGTNPLQLLQQTGTGTDTYAVDSPVTTAEENELAQFVKVVLADTEDVWNELMDGYREPTLVLFTDYVESACGEASSAVGPFYCPRDQTIYIDLGFYEQLKNRFDAPGDFAQAYVIAHEVGHHVQHLLGITDKVHSMRNQLSEAEYNKLSVRLELQADFLAGVWAHHTQNKGYLDIGDLEEAMQAASAIGDDQLQMQARGHVVPDSFTHGTSEQRMRWFKRGFETGDPAQGDTFNQSSL; from the coding sequence ATGAAATGGCGAGGCAGAAGGCAAAGCGATAACGTGCGCGATCAGCGCGGGCAATCCGCCCGACCCATGGGTGGTATGGGTGGTCTGTTAACGAAAGGTGGGTTGGGCACCATCGTGGTTATCCTGATCATCAGCTGGTTAACAGGAACCAATCCACTACAACTGCTCCAACAAACCGGAACAGGTACCGACACCTACGCTGTCGATTCTCCGGTTACTACTGCCGAAGAAAATGAACTCGCTCAATTCGTTAAAGTGGTGCTGGCCGATACAGAAGATGTCTGGAACGAACTGATGGACGGCTATCGTGAACCCACCCTGGTACTGTTTACCGATTACGTTGAATCGGCCTGTGGGGAAGCATCATCGGCCGTTGGGCCATTCTATTGCCCGCGTGATCAAACCATATACATTGATCTGGGCTTTTACGAGCAACTCAAAAACAGGTTTGATGCGCCCGGAGATTTTGCGCAAGCCTACGTAATTGCCCATGAAGTGGGACACCATGTGCAGCATTTGCTAGGCATTACCGATAAAGTGCACAGCATGCGTAATCAATTAAGTGAAGCCGAATACAATAAGCTTTCCGTCCGGCTTGAGCTACAGGCTGATTTTCTGGCGGGCGTGTGGGCACACCATACCCAAAACAAGGGATACCTGGATATTGGCGATCTGGAAGAGGCCATGCAGGCTGCCAGCGCCATCGGTGATGACCAATTGCAGATGCAGGCACGCGGACACGTAGTGCCCGATTCCTTTACGCATGGTACTTCCGAACAACGTATGCGGTGGTTCAAACGGGGTTTTGAAACCGGTGATCCGGCTCAAGGCGATACGTTTAATCAGTCTTCGCTTTAA
- a CDS encoding OmpA family protein produces the protein MTLFTKKSLLVLLLFIAAAGLQAQDYYVVIGAYRVQKYADIFTGYARNAKYDARQGKQEQRQLTYIYVLKTSDRQQATQLTVHLQKNSEFKDAWLYKGPLTTKEDSQSPVVKTPTLPKEEPVVVKEEPVEEPKEDPAVEPKEEPVEEPTEQPVEEPKETPDEEPEDKPLPPARGKYFKFVVTTADGTPLQTTLHNVDRLQGRDLATYPSGTYADVTRPADPSMPLSIVCGIFGFKEEVKIIDFNDPAQTPGATQDEKGAWVIPYQLERLKKGDVSVMYNVSFYKDAVVMTPASQTELDELVSMMKLNPNYKIKIHGHNNGNDKNIRITILGDNKNYFAMAGSKTKMGNGKELSQVRAETIQQYLMDNGIDKKRIDIYAWGGMEMLVKQGTASAARLNNRIEIEIMED, from the coding sequence ATGACCCTCTTTACAAAAAAATCACTCCTCGTACTCTTATTATTCATTGCCGCAGCCGGGCTTCAGGCCCAGGATTATTATGTGGTAATCGGTGCCTATCGCGTTCAAAAATATGCCGATATTTTTACCGGCTATGCCCGAAACGCGAAATACGATGCCCGCCAGGGAAAACAGGAACAACGTCAATTAACCTACATCTATGTTCTAAAAACCAGTGACCGTCAGCAAGCCACCCAGTTAACGGTTCATCTTCAGAAAAACTCGGAATTCAAAGATGCATGGCTCTATAAAGGGCCTTTAACCACGAAAGAGGATTCACAGTCGCCTGTAGTTAAGACACCCACTCTTCCAAAAGAAGAACCCGTTGTCGTAAAAGAAGAGCCGGTTGAAGAGCCAAAGGAAGATCCGGCAGTAGAGCCTAAAGAAGAACCTGTTGAAGAACCTACCGAACAACCGGTTGAAGAGCCAAAAGAAACTCCCGATGAAGAACCCGAAGATAAACCACTTCCACCAGCACGGGGCAAGTACTTTAAATTTGTTGTAACCACAGCCGATGGCACACCGCTGCAAACCACGTTGCATAACGTAGATCGTTTACAAGGTCGTGATCTGGCTACGTATCCGTCAGGGACCTATGCTGATGTTACGCGTCCTGCTGATCCATCCATGCCGTTGTCGATTGTTTGCGGAATATTTGGATTTAAAGAGGAAGTAAAAATAATTGACTTCAATGATCCCGCACAAACACCGGGAGCCACACAAGACGAAAAAGGCGCATGGGTCATCCCCTATCAGCTTGAACGACTGAAGAAAGGCGATGTATCCGTGATGTATAATGTTTCCTTTTACAAGGATGCCGTGGTGATGACGCCCGCTTCCCAAACTGAACTGGATGAATTAGTGAGCATGATGAAGTTGAATCCCAACTATAAAATCAAAATTCACGGGCATAATAATGGAAACGATAAAAATATTCGGATAACTATATTGGGTGATAACAAAAATTATTTTGCCATGGCCGGATCGAAAACTAAAATGGGAAATGGAAAGGAGTTGTCGCAAGTACGGGCAGAAACCATTCAACAATACTTAATGGACAATGGCATTGATAAAAAGCGAATTGATATTTACGCCTGGGGTGGAATGGAGATGTTGGTGAAACAAGGTACAGCTTCAGCAGCCCGTTTGAATAACCGGATTGAAATTGAGATCATGGAGGACTAA
- a CDS encoding glycoside hydrolase family 13 protein → MKRNLLFLLLFISGAVLAQPEVYPPHWWSGMKTNSIQLMLYGKEIGTGKPAVSVKYPGVTLTKVHYVENTNYLFVDLTIGAKAAPGKLTINIKQASKSIDVPFTLKPRRNGNGTEFAQGVTSSDFIYLLMPDRFSNGDPSNDRIAGMRDQSLDRDSIFHRHGGDLQGVINHLDYLQDLGVTAIWMMPVLENDMPNRSEHGYAFTNHYKIEPRLGGEDAYKKLGYELHRRGMKLIKDAVYNHVGFYHFTVQDKPMADWLHEWPKYTNTSYKDQTLFDPNAVPSETKIMSDGWFTPMMPDLNHQNPFVEKYLIQHAIWCVEEFAVDGFRIDTYAYNDLEFMNRCNKALMDEYPKLSLFGETWVHGVINQAFFCENNLDIPFKSNLPATTDFQTLFYGIQPAVNEKFGWTEGVNKLYQTLSNDLIYKDPMRQVIFLDNHDLSRFYSVVGEDVKKVKVGFTWLLTCRGIPQMYYGGEILMKGITNPDGWVRLDFPGGWPGDKMNKFTKAGRTPEEQEVYSLIKTLANFRKQSSALKTGKFMHYLPVDGLYVYFRYDTNQTIMCIMNTNDKEMDVDFSKYAERASGFTKASNVLTGESMSTSESFKIQPMSMTVLELKK, encoded by the coding sequence ATGAAACGTAATTTACTTTTTCTTTTGTTGTTTATCTCCGGTGCTGTACTGGCTCAACCTGAAGTATATCCGCCACATTGGTGGTCGGGCATGAAGACGAACTCCATTCAATTGATGCTATATGGAAAAGAAATTGGTACGGGCAAACCCGCAGTATCGGTAAAGTATCCAGGAGTAACTCTTACCAAAGTGCATTACGTTGAAAACACCAACTACCTCTTTGTCGATTTGACTATTGGCGCAAAGGCTGCACCGGGAAAACTGACGATCAACATTAAGCAAGCATCAAAATCGATTGATGTTCCCTTTACCCTGAAACCCCGAAGAAATGGAAATGGAACCGAGTTTGCACAGGGTGTTACCTCATCTGATTTTATTTATCTGCTAATGCCCGATCGGTTCAGCAATGGTGATCCATCAAACGATCGCATAGCCGGCATGCGTGATCAATCACTTGACCGCGATTCGATTTTTCATCGACATGGTGGCGACTTGCAAGGCGTAATCAATCACCTCGATTACCTGCAAGACCTTGGTGTAACGGCTATCTGGATGATGCCCGTTCTGGAAAACGATATGCCCAACCGCAGCGAACATGGCTATGCCTTTACCAATCATTACAAAATTGAACCGCGATTAGGTGGTGAAGATGCCTACAAGAAACTGGGATACGAGTTGCATCGCAGAGGCATGAAGTTAATTAAGGATGCAGTCTATAACCACGTGGGCTTTTATCATTTCACGGTGCAGGATAAGCCCATGGCCGATTGGTTGCACGAATGGCCGAAATACACCAACACCAGTTATAAAGATCAGACGTTGTTTGATCCGAATGCTGTTCCGTCTGAAACAAAAATCATGAGCGATGGGTGGTTTACACCCATGATGCCGGACTTAAATCATCAAAATCCGTTCGTTGAAAAATACCTCATCCAACATGCCATCTGGTGCGTGGAAGAGTTTGCCGTTGACGGTTTTCGCATTGATACCTATGCATACAACGATCTAGAATTCATGAATCGTTGCAACAAGGCGTTGATGGATGAATACCCTAAACTCAGTTTATTTGGTGAAACGTGGGTGCATGGTGTTATCAATCAGGCTTTTTTCTGCGAAAACAACCTGGACATACCTTTTAAAAGTAATCTACCTGCCACAACAGATTTTCAAACACTGTTCTACGGCATTCAGCCTGCGGTAAACGAAAAATTCGGGTGGACAGAAGGCGTGAATAAACTGTATCAAACCCTCTCAAATGATCTGATCTATAAGGACCCAATGCGTCAGGTGATTTTTCTGGATAACCATGACCTGAGTCGGTTTTATTCCGTTGTCGGGGAAGATGTGAAAAAAGTAAAAGTTGGTTTCACCTGGCTCCTCACCTGCCGCGGTATACCACAAATGTATTACGGAGGCGAAATCTTAATGAAAGGAATCACCAATCCGGACGGTTGGGTGCGTTTGGATTTTCCTGGAGGCTGGCCGGGCGACAAGATGAATAAATTTACGAAAGCGGGAAGAACACCTGAAGAGCAAGAAGTCTATTCCCTGATTAAAACATTAGCAAATTTTCGCAAGCAATCTTCTGCACTGAAAACCGGTAAATTCATGCATTACCTTCCGGTAGATGGGCTATATGTTTATTTCCGGTACGATACCAACCAAACCATTATGTGCATCATGAACACAAATGATAAGGAAATGGATGTAGATTTTTCCAAATACGCAGAACGTGCAAGTGGTTTTACCAAAGCAAGCAATGTGCTTACCGGAGAATCCATGAGCACTTCGGAATCCTTCAAAATTCAGCCGATGAGCATGACGGTGTTGGAATTGAAAAAGTAG
- the hrpB gene encoding ATP-dependent helicase HrpB: MHYPVQEILPDLKEKLAANNRLILQAPPGAGKSTIVPLALMDELWLQGKKIIMLEPRRLAARSVAMRMASLVEEEIGKRVGYRVRFENKVSNQTCIEVVTEGILTRMIQRDNALEDVGLVIFDEFHERSLQADLALALCLQSQHILRDDLRILIMSATLDEKALSKKLKAPVVSSQGKQYPVEVRYLGDHKDIHVSVYMAKVIKKALAEEEGDVLAFLPGTGEIKRTVDLLESENLSVILFPLYGDLPFKKQQEAILPDPQGRRKVVLATSIAETSLTIEGIRVVIDSGLSRVPKFDPRSGLTRLETVRVTQDAADQRTGRAGRLAPGVCYRLWSEATQRNLQPNRKPEMLEADLSSLVLELAAWGITEVNNLTWVTPPPVGAVSQAKELLTSLGSLEDGRVTKHGKAMAELPTHPRIAHMLVSHTQSSALAADVAALLEERDPLNTSGSADLTLRLETLRKWRNKEYVQADRNVLERIERLAQSWRKVFSVSIENDMVSDYEVGKLLALAYPDRIAKRLEKHNERYKLMNGRVARLPSHDPLMHAEWLVVAQLDAGSGEGKIFMAAPVHEEDLIPQASAVQQVRWNAERGVVEGVKELKIGNLVLSQKKLGIVPEDQRIHVLCTVIQESGVAMLGFSETVRELQARVGSLKSWRQNEPWPDLSDDYLVQHVHDWLPPFLQHVNSLNELQKLDWYSILMTLIPWDLQRRLDELAPARLEVPSGSMIKIQYATDGSSPVMEVRLQECFGLLETPTVNEDRVKMLMHLLSPGFKPVQVTQDLKSFWSTTYHEVKKELKRRYPKHAWPDDPFTAKAVRGVVRRKT; this comes from the coding sequence ATGCACTACCCGGTACAGGAAATTCTTCCCGATCTAAAGGAAAAACTGGCAGCAAACAACCGATTAATCCTTCAGGCTCCACCAGGTGCGGGTAAGTCGACTATTGTACCGTTAGCTTTAATGGATGAGTTGTGGTTGCAGGGAAAGAAAATCATCATGCTGGAGCCACGCAGGTTAGCCGCACGTTCAGTAGCCATGCGGATGGCTTCCTTGGTGGAAGAGGAGATTGGAAAAAGGGTTGGCTATCGGGTGCGTTTTGAAAACAAGGTGAGTAATCAAACCTGTATTGAAGTAGTTACGGAAGGTATTCTTACGCGCATGATTCAACGGGATAATGCGTTGGAAGATGTCGGGCTTGTCATCTTTGATGAATTTCATGAACGAAGTCTGCAAGCCGATCTGGCATTGGCACTATGTCTTCAATCGCAGCATATTTTACGTGATGATTTGCGCATACTCATTATGTCTGCCACGCTGGATGAGAAAGCGTTATCCAAAAAATTAAAAGCCCCGGTAGTGAGCAGCCAGGGAAAGCAGTATCCTGTTGAAGTCAGGTATTTGGGTGATCATAAAGACATACATGTTTCGGTGTACATGGCAAAAGTAATCAAAAAAGCTTTGGCTGAAGAAGAAGGCGATGTACTGGCTTTTTTACCTGGTACCGGGGAGATCAAACGAACCGTTGACTTGTTGGAGTCGGAGAATCTTTCGGTAATTCTTTTCCCACTATATGGCGATCTGCCTTTTAAAAAGCAGCAGGAAGCCATTTTACCGGATCCGCAAGGCAGGCGAAAGGTTGTGTTGGCCACGAGCATTGCTGAAACATCGCTCACCATTGAAGGCATTCGTGTGGTTATCGATTCCGGACTTTCGCGTGTGCCAAAATTCGATCCACGTAGCGGATTAACGCGATTGGAAACGGTTCGCGTTACACAAGATGCAGCCGATCAACGCACAGGTCGTGCGGGACGATTAGCACCTGGTGTCTGTTATCGGCTTTGGAGTGAAGCCACGCAACGCAACCTGCAACCAAACCGAAAACCGGAAATGTTGGAGGCTGACCTTAGCTCACTCGTATTGGAATTGGCTGCCTGGGGGATTACAGAAGTAAATAACCTGACCTGGGTCACTCCGCCTCCTGTAGGTGCCGTAAGTCAGGCGAAGGAATTGCTAACCAGTTTAGGTTCGTTGGAGGATGGCCGTGTTACCAAACATGGTAAAGCTATGGCAGAGTTACCTACGCATCCCCGCATTGCACACATGCTGGTGAGTCATACGCAAAGCAGCGCATTGGCAGCCGATGTAGCGGCTTTGCTGGAGGAGCGCGATCCCTTGAATACTTCGGGTAGTGCAGATTTGACCTTACGGTTGGAGACGTTGCGAAAATGGCGAAACAAGGAATATGTACAAGCGGATCGGAATGTGTTGGAGCGTATTGAGCGATTGGCGCAATCCTGGCGAAAAGTGTTTTCTGTTTCTATTGAAAACGATATGGTCAGTGATTACGAAGTTGGAAAATTATTGGCGCTTGCTTATCCCGATCGCATTGCCAAAAGATTAGAGAAGCACAATGAACGATATAAACTGATGAATGGTCGTGTGGCCCGCCTTCCTTCACATGATCCGTTGATGCATGCCGAGTGGTTGGTGGTGGCTCAATTGGATGCCGGTTCGGGCGAAGGAAAGATTTTTATGGCTGCGCCTGTTCATGAAGAGGATCTTATTCCGCAGGCTTCTGCTGTTCAACAGGTTCGCTGGAATGCGGAGCGGGGTGTGGTAGAAGGCGTTAAGGAATTGAAAATCGGAAATCTTGTTTTATCGCAGAAAAAATTAGGTATCGTTCCAGAGGATCAACGTATTCATGTGTTGTGCACAGTTATTCAGGAAAGCGGAGTGGCCATGCTCGGCTTTTCCGAAACAGTCCGTGAGTTGCAGGCACGGGTGGGTAGTTTGAAAAGTTGGCGACAAAATGAACCTTGGCCTGATTTATCGGATGACTATTTGGTGCAACATGTTCACGATTGGCTTCCGCCATTTTTACAGCACGTGAATTCCTTAAATGAGTTGCAAAAACTCGATTGGTATTCAATTTTGATGACGCTGATTCCCTGGGATTTACAGCGTAGGTTGGATGAACTTGCGCCCGCGCGACTGGAAGTGCCTAGTGGCTCCATGATTAAAATTCAATACGCTACCGATGGAAGCTCACCCGTAATGGAAGTGCGCTTGCAAGAGTGTTTTGGTTTATTGGAAACGCCAACCGTAAATGAAGATCGCGTTAAAATGCTCATGCACCTGCTTTCTCCCGGTTTTAAACCCGTACAGGTTACGCAGGATTTAAAAAGCTTCTGGAGTACAACGTATCACGAAGTGAAGAAGGAATTAAAAAGACGTTACCCTAAACACGCGTGGCCCGATGATCCGTTTACAGCGAAGGCGGTGAGGGGAGTAGTTAGACGTAAGACATAA